A DNA window from Paralichthys olivaceus isolate ysfri-2021 chromosome 3, ASM2471397v2, whole genome shotgun sequence contains the following coding sequences:
- the ndnf gene encoding protein NDNF: MRQCKGWSAVLLVLLGLGAVAQKLPTRDEGLFQMQIRDKTLFHDSSVIPDGAEISGYLFRDTPKRYYFVVEEDNTPLSVTVTPCDAPLEWKLTLQELPEEASGEGSGEPEPLDQQKQQVTVDEGTELFTYKGNDVESYVATSTPSGLYQLELLSTEKDSNFKVYATTTPESDQPYPELPYDPRVDVTALGRTTVTLAWKPTPTGSLMGQPVQYCVVINKEHNFKSMCAAEAKISSDDAFMLVPKPGRDFSPFDFMHFGFVPSDNGFGKDRGLTSNKISRAYTAKPKTSDIQKVCIGNKNIFTVSDLKPDTQYYFDVFAVNSATNTSTAYVGTFARTKEEARQKTVELKDGKVSDVFIKRKGSKFLRFAPVSSHQRVTLFVHTCLDAVQVQVRRDGKLLLSQNVEGVRQFQLRGKPKAKYLIRLRGSRKGASTLKVLATTRPSSKQPFPSLPEDTRIKAFDKLRTCSSVTVAWLGTQDRNKYCIYRKEVADNYGEEQRRREQNQCAGPETRRKSEKVLCKYFHSPNLQKAVTTETITGMEPGKTYLLDVYVVGHSGHSVKYQSKLVKTRKYC; the protein is encoded by the exons ATGAGACAGTGCAAAGGTTGGAGTGCGGTGCTGCTGGTGCTGTTGGGGCTGGGGGCTGTGGCCCAGAAGCTACCCACAAGAGACGAAGGTCTCTTCCAGATGCAGATCAGAGACAAGACGCTGTTCCATGACTCCTCCGTCATCCCGGATGGAGCTGAGATCAGTGGCTACCTCTTCAGGGACACACCTAAACG GTACTACTTTGTGGTGGAGGAAGACAACACACCCCTGTCTGTGACCGTGACACCTTGTGATGCTCCTCTGGAGTGGAAACTCACTCTGCAGGAGCTGCCAGAAGAGGCCAGCGGAGAGGGATCAG GAGAGCCTGAACCCCTCGACCAGCAGAAACAGCAGGTGACCGTCGACGAAGGGACGGAGCTCTTCACCTACAAGGGTAACGACGTGGAGTCGTACGTGGCCACCAGTACGCCCTCTGGCCTCTACCAACTGGAGCTGCTgtccacagagaaagacagcaACTTCAAGGTGTACGCCACCACAACTCCAGAGTCTGACCAGCCGTACCCGGAGCTACCCTACGACCCTCGTGTGGATGTGACTGCTCTGGGCCGTACCACTGTCACCCTGGCCTGGAAGCCTACACCTACAGGCTCTCTGATGGGCCAGCCTGTCCAGTATTGTGTAGTAATCAACAAGGAGCACAACTTCAAGAGCATGTGCGCTGCTGAAGCTAAGATCAGCTCTGATGATGCCTTCATGCTGGTTCCAAAGCCTGGGAGAGACTTTAGCCCATTTGACTTTATGCACTTTGGCTTTGTTCCCTCTGACAATGGTTTTGGCAAAGATCGAGGCCTCACAAGTAACAAGATCTCCCGGGCGTACACAGCCAAGCCCAAAACTTCAGACATTCAGAAGGTGTGTATtggcaataaaaacattttcactgtgtcaGATCTGAAACCAGACACACAGTACTACTTTGATGTGTTTGCCGTGAATTCTGCCACCAACACCAGCACAGCATACGTTGGTACTTTCGCCCGCACTAAAGAAGAAGCTCGTCAGAAGACAGTGGAACTGAAAGACGGCAAAGTATCGGATGTTTTCATTAAGAGGAAAGGCAGTAAATTCCTGCGCTTTGCTCCGGTGTCTTCCCATCAGAGGGTCACTTTGTTTGTCCACACATGTCTGGATGCTGTGCAGGTGCAGGTGAGGCGTGACGGAAAGTTACTTCTCTCCCAGAATGTGGAGGGGGTACGGCAGTTCCAATTGCGGGGAAAACCAAAAGCCAAGTACCTGATCCGTTTGCGAGGCAGCAGGAAAGGAGCCTCCACTTTGAAGGTACTCGCCACTACAAGACCCAGCAGCAAGCAGCCTTTCCCTTCACTTCCAGAGGATACACGCATCAAGGCCTTTGACAAGCTGCGCACCTGCTCCTCCGTCACCGTGGCATGGCTGGGCACGCAGGACCGCAATAAGTATTGCATTTATCGCAAAGAGGTGGCTGATAATTATGGCGAGGAGCAGAGACGCCGGGAACAAAACCAGTGTGCCGGGCCAGAGACCCGCAGGAAGTCAGAGAAGGTCCTGTGCAAGTACTTCCACAGCCCAAACCTGCAGAAAGCTGTGACTACAGAGACCATCACAGGTATGGAGCCAGGCAAGACCTACCTGCTGGACGTTTACGTAGTGGGACACAGTGGCCACTCAGTGAAATACCAGAGCAAACTGGTGAAAACAAGGAAATACTGCTAA